The DNA sequence AGCTGAACTCAGTTCAAATGATTGTATTCAACCTCCTGGGTCTTGAGTACTCCtcaaggtatctggtgggccactgggagataccgGAAGCCGGACTGCATTGGCCCTTTGCCctcctaagaagagccctgctggatgaggccaactTGGCAAAGGTAGCCAGAGGACTGGATCTGATGTGTGTATCACCCACACATCAAGGCATCTCAAGCTGATGTCTAAACCGCCTGTTCCCATTGAGAATGAACTGTCACGTTACAAAACTGGAATGGAGACAtgagaacagctctgctggatcaggccataggcccatctaggccagcttcctgtatcccacagtggcccaccaaatgccccagggagcacacaggacaacaagagacctgcatcctggtgccctccctttgctGTCAGACTTTGCCACCAGTTCCAGTTTATTGTCTGGCCTTCCTTGATCAGCCAACACCAATTTAGCCATATGTCACCTATCcgggtgctaaacgtgtgagaactattgtgttagatcaggggtgtccaaagtttttggtaggagggccacatcgtctctctgacactgtgtcgggggccggaaaaaaaaagaattaatttacatttaaaatttgaataaatttacataagtttacataaatgaatatgttaaagatgaacttatatgattgaatgaaggtcaatataaaaggccttgcacaaagcaaggcaggcctttcctttgctgccgctactgcatcactgacatgaaacaacaagcagtggagggagccctcatcccacagctcacacaagaggtcaaacagtcgccctcacgctgagagcagttgcatctggccaatatgtgctccaacaaatcactggagggccagaggctcattggagactgggagctccctgagggttgagggaggcctcgagggccgcaagtggccccagggccagggtttgggcacccctgtgttagaccaTAGGTGCTGCTCAGATTTCCGCTCCTTACCATTTGGAGTACAATTTTATCCCTGATTTGAGGGTGGGGTGGAAGACGTCCAAGTATTTGGTTCTCAGACATTCCAAGTCATTGGGGTGTGACAGGCACCTGTGTGTCAAGGACAGACCCTCTCACCTTTTGGATCCACCTGGGAGCGAGAGCGAGTAAGGCAGCCAGCCAGTGACCAAAGTGGCGCTGAGCATCTTTATATGTTAATTATTGTTTAAGTGCTTAAAAGCAGACAAAGTGCTCCAAAGAGAGACCTTCTCATGGGCTTAGCATCGAAGAATACATAATGCCCaaagaaagggatggggaagggggcagacaCTGTAAGGCTTGTGCAAGGATTCTTGAGAACGTTTTTGCACAGGGTGACGTATGTGTTTTGCCTGCGCATGTGTGTGGGTGGAAAAGTGTGCGGTAGGGAGAATGTTACAgaacttgttttgttttaaaaaaatgttccaggCTGTGGTCCTTTGCTGAACTGATTTATGCGCCACTATATCCCATGCGAAATTTCCTTCTGGGTCAGCACATGGACGATGGCAATCGTCAAGCAAtttgcagcacattggtgtgctgcaaattagccacaggtgtgctgcaggagtttgggggagggccattcaTTAGTTGGGCCATCGGAGGATGTAAGCCTCCGGCCAGCCATGTGGCGCACCCCGTCAATTGTCCCAAAAACCAatagtgcgccttgacaattttagtggcttgtTGTTGCGCCGTAAGATGCAAAAGGTGGAAAATAGCTGCTAGGGATGGTCAGACACTCAGCATCTCTTGGTCCTGCCGGTTTTATGAAATCCCATCAGCTGTCCACAGTTTTTGAGGGACGCTTCTGAAATTCTCCTCCTCCAGACGTTGGAGTTCAGAACGGCTGGTTGCGCTTTTGCAGAAGGAATCCATAGATTTgttctttataagaacataagaacataagaacagccccactggatcaggccataggcccatctagtccagcttcctgtatctcacagcggcccaccaaatgccccagggagcacaccagataaccattTGTAACCATTGCTCACATCAGCCCCTTCGTTTCAGTGAGATCTCCCCCACCCTTCTGCAGgacacctgtgaacacatgcgcaTGAATCTAACGGCACGGAAAGCGCTCTTGATGTGATCGTATACCCCACatgattttaaaaagggggggagagaagcattcTTTACACAACAGGGGTTGTGTGTACACCTGAGTCAAAAGACCACAGAATTTGGAAGCAATCCAGATTGCAGTGTGCCAACGCGCCCAGACACATCAGAAAGGAACACTGCCAGTTTGCTGCAGAGGTCCTCATTTTCCCCGGCTGTTTTTGTTTGCCTTGGGTAAAGGGCAGCCAAGATTAATGCCAGACCATTTTGCTAGTGCTGCGGGGCTACACcccagggttttgttttttaaaggtcaACAATCTGGTGACATCTCTGGTTCACCGCCTCGGAAACCAACTGTGGGGTTTCTGATGCGCCGGAGCTGGCAGAACTCTTGGTAACACCAAGGGATGGGAGAGAAATGAACGAATCGCAGGGTGTGGCCACCTGTGTGTGCTTCATTGCCAGAATCCTTTCTAGAAATTTCCTCTCTAAACTGGAATCTGAGGGGTGTGGAATGAATGGGGTGGATAGAGCAcggccagctttaagccacttGGGCCTAAGGGGATCCCATGCTAGggtaacaatttaaaaaaaaatcccaatgcATTTTATTCTCCGTTCCCAAATACTGCCCCATGTCACTTCAGCAGTGCATCAAAGCTCCAAACGGCGTCAGATATTGACTTATAAATCTCGAAATCAGATTTTATCCATTGCCTCGGAGAGAAGAGCACTGCAGGGCGTTCCAAGGGCTTCCTCGGCATTGTTGCCGGGCTCACAACGGCCCTGCAAAGTAGGTCAGTTGCCAGAGCACTGAATTGCAGATGAATGAAGGGGGAGGTTGAGAAAGAGCACCAGCCAGGGAGTTCAAGGGTGGCAAAGGGGACAGAAGCCTCTAGATGCAATACAAttttggaggagggaagggagaagtggagcttctgcagctcctGACTTGCCCTTGAGCGGCTACACCCTTCGTTGGCGCTTTCTCCCATGCCCTTGCAATGCTCTCCTCTGCGAGAAGGTGGCACCAAAACTCCACAGCTGGGCACGGTCTCTGCAAACGGGGTTTGCAAAACACCGAAGTTGATCTCCGCTCTGCAGTTCTTTGTCTGCCGGGGAGCCTGCAAAGGTCACTGGGACAGTTTCTGTTGTCTGCTGCTGATCTCTTCCAAGATGTTGGTCTGTCACTCATGGTTGCCACTGGgctgtgtttggggagggggcagacaaTGGGAAAGGGTTGGCGTGCAACACTCTGCGTTtggctcagggctgcattgatcCCATAAGAGcttaagaagagcctggctgaaTCAGGCCCAAGGACCATCTAGTCCTGCTTACTGGATCTTACAGAGgtccaccaaacgccccagggagcacacaagaccacaagagacctgcatcccggtgtcctcccttgcatccggcattccgAGGTCCCAAACCTCCTCACCAACCCATGCCCAATAAATCTCAGTGCTGCCAGCAGACTCAAGCATGCAGTAAAATCAAATCTCTGTGCCGAAATTTAATTTTCCCTCATCTCCCTGCATCCCATTTTCAAAGCGTTCTCAGCCTCGATCTCCCTTCCGGAGtccactcggacttgtgccagcagtagAGGACTGAGTAGACCCGTTAGGGTGGCAGAGGTTTAACCCTGGGCAAGGAACAAgtgctcccttacccagaggagacctcagaAACCTGAAATTGCCCTGCAGGATGCTGCGTACGCACTGGTGATGcagggatttgggtaggattgatATTTACTTGCTCCATATTGTTCTCAGTAATTCTTAAACCTCTCTAGATGAGTAGTAATTATCACGCCCACTTTACAGATGGAAAAACTGAGTCCTGAGGGCCCCACTAAGACTGTCTGCATGACCTTGTGGCAGAGACACTGGTCATCTCTGGGTGACACCAGCTGAAACCATCTCCCAGGTGTGCAGTAGAGGCCCAATGGCGTGTCCCAGCATCAGAGCAAGGTGCGACTGCAATGTCACCGTGCGAGAAAGGTGGAGTTGTGTGAATTCAGTTGTGTGTTTTGGCAGGGCGGGCCAGCTAGcggtgccaaaggggcatgtgcctGTCTGTGTGTACTAAGGGGTTGTTGGAATTTTCTACAAGAATCACACCAGCATCCCACTGAGAATATCTCTGAAGGCCAGTCAATTACATTGACGTTCTCGGTGATAATTAGCCTGCAAGGATGGCCTGCTTCTTGAATTCTGAATTCCATTCTGACGGTCCATCTCACCCTTAGAGAAGTGTAGCAAGAGCTGGGGAGGACACCAAGATTGTGAGATCAGGCTCTGTCCCCCACTGTACGGTCCCCACTGGATGAAGGGTCTGGTATATGCCTGGGTCGTCGTCCCCACAAGGAACATGTGGCCCCTCTCGTTAGATCATCTCGTTAGATGCTGCACTAGCACTCCCAAGGGACGTCAGGGCTTGATTGGGGAACATCCTCAAGGGGGGGCTCCACTTTGAGCTGCCAACTGAAAGGCAGGTTTGCAGACAGGGCTGTCTTGTCTGGgagacccccccccacctcccgaCCCTCCTGTCTTCACTCACATCATCATCCACACCAAGAATACTTAGGTGGGCTCCCATATTTGCTATCCAcggatctgcccccccccaaaaagcctgttaatgttatttaaatgcttaccccagcaaaaatatttttcctttccagggtcgctataagcatacaatcttaaataacattaatgggcACTTGGGGGGGGCACTTGGGGGGGGGTTCTCAGTGGCAACACTAAGGGGATGCAaacccaatgcagccccaaggcttcccttgaggaggcctcgatGAGCGGGCCCAAACACACGTTGGGTAGGCTCTGGCCTTCCGTCAAGGAAccggttccctgtccccaagggGCTGACgctataaattaattaattaatgcaagTAATTAATGCAGAAGAGacgccagcagcagcctctggaaaAGATGGGAGCAAAgagagttgctctccccctgctaaatacaagaggcaAACCACTTGAAAAGGTGGCCCAGTTAGCACAGGTTAGGCTAGCTGAGTGTGCCACCTTGGTGCCAGGAGGCCACAGGCCAGCTGCGGCGGGGCAGGGGCTAGGGGAAGTAGCAGGCACTCGTGAAGCAGGCATTGGTGCAAGGCCGTTTTTCAGGGGGTGGGGAATGGCGGGGTGCCCTTGCCTTCAGGGATGGACGAGATACCAGCTGGCCCCTGGCAGCCACtgggtggcgtagctagaggggggagcaaagcattaagtttggcAGGTGGCATCCACCCcccctcttcggagccattctgggtggcagggagggggagcaaaacgtcGAATCCCGGCACAACttgatgctttgcaccccctctggctacgccaccgcaGCCAGTACTGGGGCACTGGTGCTGTTGAGGCGAAACAGGcttcctgcttctcttcctcctcccacctccccagttTGTGCCAGGCTCTCACCGCCCCCTTAAAAGGGGGTGcgaccctcccttcccctgcagctCTTGCTGCGCAACTCGCGGCCGCCAGGGGGCAGCAGGGAGAAGCGGCAGGAAGCCAGGGGGGGGAGGACggtggggcggggaggggctGCTGTCTGTTGACATCAGAAGGCGCTCCCTCGCAGGGCTGCTCAGCGGCTCCTCCCCCGGCTGGCTGCGTTGCATCCCAGCCCTGGCAGTCGGGTGCGGGCGAGTGCAGCGCCTGGCACACCTGGGGGGCGGCTGGCATGCTCGGAGCTGGCTCCTTCTTGCGCGCGACCTTGTGGCGGTGCGTTCCGTCGACCCCGCGGCGTCTCTGGGCTGCCGGAGAGGTGCGGAGGGAGTGAGGTCCGCGGGGAGGCGTCCCAGGGGGGCCGGGAGAGATGGGGAAGGGGCGATCGGGGGCTCGGGGGGGCTGGCGGTCGGCGGCGTCCAGCCCGGCGCGGAGCCTGAGAGCCGGGGCAGAATGAAGGAGGCGGCAGCGgccgagaggaggaggaggcgcggCCGGCGAAGGCGAAGGCGACGAGCCCCCTCGACATGTCGGTGCCCCTGCTGAAGATCGGCGTGGTCCTCAGCACGATGGCCATGATCACCAACTGGATGTCCCAGACCCTGCCCTCCCTGGTGGGGCTCAACACCACCAAGCTCACCGCCGCCTCCGGGGGCACCTTGGACCGCAGCACCGGGGTGAGGACACCGTCCCCCGCCCCCCTTCCCGGGGATCGAGCCCCGCCCGGCGCTTACTCGGGAGTAGACCCGCTGCGGCTGGCGCTGTGCAGTccctggggtggagggaggcagggggcggggctgcCTCCCCGGCATCCTTGCCAGGGCTGCCCAGAGGTGGTGggtctggggggtggggtggggagccccctccctccctgtggtCAGTCCTGAAGTCTCTTCTGCGGGGGGGGGCTCCAACTTTGAGCCTTGAGGTCTTCTCTCCAAGAGGGGGGATTTGGGGGGGGTCTCGGAGAGGTGGATGGGGATGGGGACTGAGGGGGGGCCCTTGTTTCCAAGGGATGGACAGCCCCCTCCCTATCTGTGGTCAGTCCTGAAGTCtgttctgcgggggggggggctccaactTTGAGCCGTGAGGTCCTCTCTCCAAGAggggggagttgggggggggtctCGGAGAggtggatgggggtggggactgAGGGGGGGCCCTTGTTTCCAAGGGatggacacccccctccctccctgtggtCAGTCCTGAAGTctcttctgcgggggggggggctccaactTTGAGCCGTGAGGTCCTCTCTCCAAGAGGGGGGAGTTGGGGGGGGTCTCGGAGAGGTGGATCTGGGTCTGGGGGTGGGGACTGAGGGGGGGCCCTTGTTTCCAAGGGATGgacagccccctccctccctgtggtCAGTCCTGAAGTCTgttctgcaggggggggggctccaACTTTGAGCCTTGAGGTCCTCTCTCCAAGAGGGGGGAGTTGGGGGGGGTCTCGGAGAGGTGGATGGGGTGGGGACTGAGGGGGGGCCCTTGTTTCCAAGGGATGgacagccccctccctccctgtggtCAGTCCTGAAGTctcttctgcgggggggggggctccaactTTGAGCCTTGAGGTCCTCTCTCCAAGAGGGGGGAGTTGGGGGGGTCTCGGAGAGGTGGATGGGGATGGGGACTGAGGGGGGGGCCTTGTCTCCAAGGAATGGGGCTGTCCATCCCTTGGAGACAAGGGCCCCCCCCTCAGTTCCCACCCCCAGTTCATCCACCTCTCCGAGACCCCCCCAACTCCCCCCTCTTGGAGAGAGGACCTCAAGGTCCTCTCTTggacagccccctccctgcctgttgTCAGTCATAAGGTCTTCTTTTCGGAGGGGGGGTCCAACTTTGAGCCTTGAGGTCCTCTCCAAGAcgggggagtttggggggggtcTCGAAGAGGTGGATGGACTGGGtctgggggtggggaatgagGGGGTGCCCCTGCCTTCAAGGATgggcaaccccctcccttcctgtgGTCAGCCATGAGCTCTgctcttgggagggggggaagctccAACTTTGAGCCTTGAGGTTCGATCTCCAAGGGGGGAGGATCTAGAAGAGGTGGATGGACTTGGTCTGGGGTTGGGGAATGAGTGGGGGTGCCCCTGCTTGCAGGGATGgacagctccccccctccccgtggtCAGCCATGAGgtctgctcttggggggggggaagctccagCTTTGAGCCTTGTGGTCCGATCTCCAAggggggaattggggggggggtctaaccCAGACTTCAGTTCTCTTGGCTCATTTGCAGTCCTAGAAATTTtgatgtggtggggggaggaggaggacccCTCTGGGGACTCCATTgaggagtgtatgtgtgtgtgtgggggggcgtcTAGTGTCTTTGGAAGCCCCCCTCAAAATGGGATGGTTTACATCCAGCTGCCTTGCTTTCAAGCATCAAGGGACAGCTTCACATGTGTGAATGCCCCATCAGGGATCTAGCTGCATGGACCTCTCATCcttggagggctgggggggggcagattgccATGCACAGATCAAGCTTGTCCACCCCCCACCCTCAAGCAAAGAGTCATGTAGTTGTTCAGGCAGTGGGTCAACCTGGTTGCTTGGGAGAAATGCTgtccaaagagaggaaggaaagcCAGGCTCCAATCCTGGaagtaaccccattgaacactatgggatttacttctgagtaaacgtgcagaGGGTTGCACCGGAAGGCCACAGCCTTGTGGCAGGGTCACTTGGAAGCCAGTCCCCTTGCAATCCATGGGACTGGCAGTTCAATCAgccgcaggtctactcagaagtcagtccattgcatccagtggggcttactccccaggtaAGGGGGTATATATTGGGGTATTGGTCCTGTTGAGGCGAAACAGCTCGCAACACCCAGATTCCTCCACTCAGATTAATTCTTAATTCTTAAAAGAATAATAATTAATTCTTAATTAATCCCTAATTCTGGGGAGACATGGGCAGGAGGACTGAGCTGTGTGGCTGATTTGGGGGTGCAGGTTTCTATTCCTTGTCCTCCTTTTCGCATCTGAGCATCTAAGTAATGGGTTTTGTTGGGGTAGGGGGTGTTCTTAGATGTGGGGGGGGTCTGAACTCCTGAATCATGGACTTCTCATTTCCAGATAGCAGAGTCTAAATTCAGGCAACTGCATTtgcccacttccccccccccagacagacagacagacagacagacagacacccaTGTACCCAGTGCCTTCCTCTTGTGTGGTCTTCAGTGTCAAAATCTGGATTGAGAGCTCCATATTGGCTAGTGCCAGGCAGAGGCGAACTCTGTGCTGGGAACCCAAAATCGAGCATGAAAGAGCAGCTGTAGCCCTTAATACCCAGCAGGTCTGGTGTGGTTTGATGTTCACTTTCCCAGCTGGAGGCAGTTTGCATGAGGATTCGGGCACATCTCa is a window from the Tiliqua scincoides isolate rTilSci1 unplaced genomic scaffold, rTilSci1.hap2 HAP2_SCAFFOLD_167, whole genome shotgun sequence genome containing:
- the LOC136635954 gene encoding noelin-like, yielding MSVPLLKIGVVLSTMAMITNWMSQTLPSLVGLNTTKLTAASGGTLDRSTGVLPTNPEESWQVYSSAQDSEGRCICTVVAPQQTMCSRDARTKQLRQLLEK